A part of Larkinella insperata genomic DNA contains:
- a CDS encoding MmcQ/YjbR family DNA-binding protein, giving the protein MNIESLREYCLSKTSATESMPFGDETLVFKVGGKIFALTSLDTEPLSVNLKCDPEYAVELREQFDAVQPGYHMNKKHWNTVLINSSIRESDLKNWIDHSYELIVKSLPKAARQELGK; this is encoded by the coding sequence ATGAACATTGAATCACTGCGGGAGTATTGCCTGAGTAAAACCAGCGCGACGGAATCCATGCCTTTTGGTGACGAAACGCTGGTCTTTAAAGTGGGTGGAAAAATCTTTGCCTTGACCTCGCTGGATACCGAGCCGCTGTCGGTTAATCTGAAATGCGATCCCGAGTATGCCGTTGAGCTTCGGGAGCAGTTCGATGCCGTGCAGCCCGGTTACCACATGAATAAAAAACACTGGAATACCGTTCTCATCAACAGTTCGATCCGGGAAAGTGACCTGAAAAACTGGATTGATCACTCCTACGAACTAATTGTAAAAAGTTTGCCGAAAGCCGCCCGTCAGGAACTCGGAAAA